In a single window of the Bacillus clarus genome:
- a CDS encoding helix-turn-helix transcriptional regulator has product MGVKNKIKELRKQNHITQVEMAKAMRVTRQTIVAIENHHYNPSLELSLKIAKYFGMKVEEIFTLE; this is encoded by the coding sequence ATGGGTGTAAAAAATAAAATTAAAGAATTAAGGAAGCAAAATCACATTACACAAGTTGAAATGGCAAAAGCGATGCGAGTGACAAGGCAGACGATTGTAGCGATTGAAAATCATCATTACAATCCAAGTTTGGAACTATCGTTAAAGATTGCGAAGTATTTTGGGATGAAGGTGGAGGAAATATTTACGCTGGAGTAA